The segment GAAACTCCGGATCGATCTCCTGGTAAACGAGCGGCTTGCTCTCGTCCCTCGAAAAGAACCCGTACCGTTCCAGAGTCTTGCGCTGAGGAGAATGCTCGAGCATGGCGCACTTCACGTAGTCCGTCTTTCGCCGCACAAAAAATCCGAGCGCGCTCTTCAGGAGAGCCCCCATGACTCGCTCCGACTCGTAACAGAAGAAATCCATGATATAACCGATTCGATGCCCCTCCTGAGTCTCCTCAAGAGCAAGCACGGCATAACCGAGCATCATCTGCTCATCCGAACACTTCAAAATGTGGAACTTCGCCATCGGGTTCTGTAAGTATCTCCACTCCAGATACTCCTTGTCGCGTACTCCGCAAATGGCCAGCGTCGGCGCAAGCGATTGCCACAAAACGTCGAATTCCTCATCGAAACCTTCGACTTCCTCAACCCGAATGTTCTTCTTGCGAATCGGGCTCTTGAAAGTAAGCCTCAGCCGCATAAGGAATCCCGATATCGAGGAAGCGAGATTCGACAAAAAAGTACATTTTGTCCGTTCTTGAACCGCCAACCTCCAATTCGTTCTGCAAAACAGGACGGGCAGCCCAAGTAAATCCTCGCCCCCAATAGCGGCTTTTATGATCGGATAATACCTCTCGTTGGGGAATCCGAGCCCAACCGGCAAATTCAGTTCCCGATAGCGCGCAAATGCACCTTGGTACACGGACGTGATTATCCCTTTGCCCCAATAATCGGGGTCGACACAGTTGTCCACGGGCTGCGTGAAGAGGCAGATCTCGTCTCCGACTTTGAATCTGGACACCGTGTTCGCCCACTGTCCCACAATTTTTCCGTCGATTTCTTTGACAACAATGACTTTCTCGCGCAGCCAGGACGTGTCGGCGAACTTCCAGCGCCAGCA is part of the Candidatus Abyssobacteria bacterium SURF_5 genome and harbors:
- a CDS encoding GNAT family N-acetyltransferase, coding for MNKPDAAKLKTHDQIETFLSELDVRRYKPGDEFQLNELFNKTFQEARSLECWRWKFADTSWLREKVIVVKEIDGKIVGQWANTVSRFKVGDEICLFTQPVDNCVDPDYWGKGIITSVYQGAFARYRELNLPVGLGFPNERYYPIIKAAIGGEDLLGLPVLFCRTNWRLAVQERTKCTFLSNLASSISGFLMRLRLTFKSPIRKKNIRVEEVEGFDEEFDVLWQSLAPTLAICGVRDKEYLEWRYLQNPMAKFHILKCSDEQMMLGYAVLALEETQEGHRIGYIMDFFCYESERVMGALLKSALGFFVRRKTDYVKCAMLEHSPQRKTLERYGFFSRDESKPLVYQEIDPEFPHFAFMRNQKNWFLTLGDTDFMG